From a single Streptomyces sp. 1331.2 genomic region:
- a CDS encoding winged helix-turn-helix transcriptional regulator, whose protein sequence is MSAGHSAVTTPRAVVWCEDGVDCGIRDLLDRLGDKWSVLTIVELAQGVRRFRELQRALPGISQRMLTLTVRRLERDGLVSRTVHPTVPPQVEYELTPLGHSLTHLVRAMADWSYDHHDAIVTSRHAWDEANPGSEIR, encoded by the coding sequence ATGTCAGCAGGGCACAGCGCGGTAACCACTCCCCGAGCGGTGGTCTGGTGCGAGGACGGCGTGGACTGCGGGATCCGCGACCTGCTGGACCGCCTGGGCGACAAGTGGTCGGTCCTCACCATCGTCGAACTCGCCCAGGGCGTACGGCGGTTCCGCGAGCTGCAGCGGGCGTTGCCGGGGATCTCGCAGCGGATGCTGACCCTGACGGTGCGGCGCCTGGAGCGGGACGGCCTGGTGTCCCGGACCGTCCATCCGACCGTCCCGCCGCAGGTGGAGTACGAGTTGACCCCGCTCGGCCACAGCCTGACGCACCTGGTGCGGGCGATGGCCGACTGGTCCTACGACCACCACGACGCGATCGTCACCTCACGTCACGCGTGGGACGAGGCCAACCCGGGCTCGGAGATCAGGTAG
- a CDS encoding putative Ig domain-containing protein, giving the protein MASLALAAAGLAGVAGPASAQDISGSTGSAGNEFNPWSPQAGHPYRHGAVPGMSQHENYKKWLAEHNQAAATGQQTLSYGGGVDGIGVQSGHSKVYLIFYGNQWGTQTTDANGNAKFSGDSAGAAGATQQMFKGIGTNGETWSADLTQWCDGPNVATGAVSCPSNANFIPYQSGGVLSGVWYDNAAASPSQATGNQLAQEAVKAAGHFGNTTAAANRDAYYIVLSPHGTNPDDYQNPTTGYCAWHDWNGDTTLTGGAASSPYGDIAFSNQPYNIDAGANCGVGFVNSPGTLDGWTMTLGHEWHEMMSDQNPAGGWTNHVSGSSYNGQENSDECAWIRPGSTGGAANISFGSFGSYAEQASWSNDTNSCAISHTILTHGNTVTVTNPGNQSGTVGTAASLQIAATDSASGQTLTYSATGLPAGLSINSSTGLISGTPTAAGTTSVTVTATDTTGAAGSTSFSWTESTTGGGGNAVTNGGFEAGSLTGWTAAGSTSATTGAAHTGSYGAMVGSTNPTGDSSIAQTFTAPTGSSKVSFWYSNTCDDTVTYDWATATLKDNTTGTTTTVLAKTCTTTGTWTNKTATVTPGHSYTLTLSNHDDNYPGDPTYTYYDDVTVS; this is encoded by the coding sequence ATGGCGTCGCTTGCGCTCGCCGCCGCCGGCCTGGCCGGCGTGGCCGGCCCGGCCTCCGCGCAGGACATCTCCGGCTCGACGGGCAGCGCCGGCAACGAGTTCAACCCCTGGAGCCCGCAGGCCGGCCACCCCTACCGGCACGGCGCGGTACCCGGCATGTCCCAGCACGAGAACTACAAGAAGTGGCTCGCCGAGCACAACCAGGCCGCGGCCACCGGCCAGCAGACCCTGTCCTACGGCGGCGGGGTCGACGGCATCGGCGTGCAGAGCGGGCACTCCAAGGTCTACCTGATCTTCTACGGCAACCAGTGGGGCACCCAGACCACCGACGCCAACGGGAACGCCAAGTTCTCCGGCGACTCGGCCGGCGCGGCCGGCGCCACCCAGCAGATGTTCAAGGGCATCGGCACCAACGGCGAGACCTGGTCCGCCGACCTGACCCAGTGGTGCGACGGCCCCAACGTCGCCACCGGCGCCGTCAGCTGCCCCTCCAACGCCAACTTCATCCCGTACCAGAGCGGCGGCGTCCTGTCCGGCGTCTGGTACGACAACGCCGCCGCCTCGCCGAGCCAGGCCACCGGCAACCAGCTCGCCCAGGAGGCCGTCAAGGCGGCCGGCCACTTCGGCAACACCACCGCCGCCGCCAACCGGGACGCGTACTACATCGTCCTGTCGCCGCACGGCACCAACCCGGACGACTACCAGAACCCGACCACCGGGTACTGCGCCTGGCACGACTGGAACGGCGACACCACCCTCACCGGCGGTGCGGCGAGCTCGCCCTACGGCGACATCGCCTTCTCCAACCAGCCGTACAACATCGACGCGGGCGCCAACTGCGGCGTCGGCTTCGTCAACTCGCCCGGCACGCTGGACGGTTGGACGATGACCCTCGGCCACGAGTGGCACGAGATGATGTCCGACCAGAACCCGGCCGGCGGCTGGACCAACCACGTCTCGGGCAGCAGCTACAACGGCCAGGAGAACTCCGACGAGTGCGCCTGGATCAGGCCCGGCAGCACCGGCGGCGCCGCCAACATCTCCTTCGGCTCCTTCGGCAGCTACGCCGAGCAGGCCAGCTGGTCCAACGACACCAACTCCTGCGCGATCTCGCACACCATCCTGACCCACGGCAACACGGTCACCGTCACCAACCCGGGCAACCAGTCCGGCACCGTCGGCACCGCCGCCAGCCTGCAGATCGCGGCCACCGACTCGGCCTCCGGCCAGACCCTCACCTACTCGGCCACCGGCCTGCCGGCCGGCCTGTCGATCAACTCCTCGACCGGCCTGATCTCCGGCACCCCGACCGCCGCCGGCACCACCAGCGTCACGGTCACCGCGACCGACACCACCGGCGCCGCCGGCAGCACCAGCTTCAGCTGGACCGAGTCCACCACCGGAGGCGGCGGCAACGCCGTCACCAACGGCGGCTTCGAGGCCGGCAGCCTGACCGGCTGGACCGCCGCCGGCAGCACCTCCGCCACCACCGGCGCCGCCCACACCGGCAGCTACGGCGCCATGGTCGGCTCCACCAACCCGACCGGGGACTCCTCGATCGCCCAGACCTTCACCGCGCCGACCGGCTCCAGCAAGGTGTCCTTCTGGTACAGCAACACCTGCGACGACACCGTCACCTACGACTGGGCCACCGCCACCCTGAAGGACAACACCACCGGCACGACCACCACGGTCCTCGCCAAGACCTGCACCACCACCGGCACCTGGACCAACAAGACGGCGACCGTCACCCCGGGCCACTCCTACACCCTCACCCTGAGCAACCACGACGACAACTACCCGGGTGACCCGACCTACACCTACTACGACGACGTGACCGTCTCCTGA
- a CDS encoding ADP-ribosylglycohydrolase family protein — MTTFSAARDALEGLALGDGFGERWFPLFRSPKDAFEQIRARRTPEEGPWHWTDDTAMALSVYGVLTAYDAVHQDRLAQAFGAGYRADTGRGYGHGMHLLLPKLAEEPGSWRTAARELFDGQGSLGNGAAMRVAPLGAWFHTDLDEAAEQAALSAEVTHAHPEGVAGAVAVALAAALAARARPSAPRSGPAPAGPELLAEVAVRTPEGAVRNGLHRAAELPAGTEPWRAADLLGNGQKIRASDTVPFALWSAAHHLDSLTDALWTTAEGLGDVDTTCAITGGVVAARTGLADVPPSWLACREPLPDWVARADAEAAR; from the coding sequence ATGACAACCTTTTCCGCTGCCCGCGACGCGCTGGAGGGCCTGGCCCTCGGGGACGGCTTCGGGGAGCGCTGGTTTCCCCTCTTCCGATCGCCGAAGGACGCGTTCGAGCAGATCCGGGCCCGGCGGACGCCGGAGGAAGGCCCCTGGCACTGGACCGACGACACCGCGATGGCGCTGTCGGTGTACGGGGTCCTCACCGCCTACGACGCTGTGCACCAGGACCGCCTCGCCCAGGCCTTCGGGGCCGGCTACCGGGCCGACACCGGCCGCGGCTACGGGCACGGCATGCACCTGCTGCTCCCCAAGCTGGCCGAGGAGCCCGGGAGTTGGCGCACCGCGGCGCGCGAGCTGTTCGACGGCCAGGGCAGCCTCGGCAACGGCGCGGCGATGCGGGTCGCCCCGCTGGGCGCCTGGTTCCACACCGACCTGGACGAGGCGGCCGAACAGGCGGCCCTGTCGGCCGAGGTGACGCACGCGCACCCCGAGGGCGTCGCCGGGGCGGTCGCGGTCGCCCTGGCGGCGGCGCTCGCCGCCCGCGCCCGACCTTCTGCACCACGCTCCGGGCCCGCCCCCGCGGGGCCCGAGCTGCTGGCCGAGGTCGCCGTCCGCACCCCGGAGGGCGCCGTCCGCAACGGGCTGCACCGCGCCGCCGAGCTGCCCGCGGGCACCGAGCCCTGGCGGGCGGCCGACCTGCTCGGCAACGGGCAGAAGATCCGGGCGAGCGACACCGTCCCCTTCGCCCTGTGGTCCGCCGCGCACCACCTGGACAGTCTCACCGACGCCCTGTGGACGACGGCGGAGGGCCTGGGCGACGTGGACACCACCTGCGCCATCACCGGCGGCGTGGTCGCCGCCCGCACCGGCCTGGCCGACGTGCCGCCGTCCTGGCTGGCCTGCCGCGAGCCGCTGCCGGACTGGGTCGCCCGGGCCGACGCGGAGGCGGCACGTTAG
- a CDS encoding acyl-CoA dehydrogenase family protein: MDFAYDARTNELREQLLAFMDAHVHPAEAVLAEQLADPARERWAVPPVVADLQAEARKQGLWNLFFVDQHGLPGEHGAGLTNLQYAPLAEITGRSPQLAPAALNCAAPDTGNMELLAQFGSAEQRERWLRPLLDAEIRSAFAMTEPEVASSDATNIATRIERDGDEYVINGRKWYITGAMNPQCRILIVMGKTDPAAEPHRQQSMVLVPRDTPGVTVKRGMTVFGYDDADHGGHAEVLFEDVRVPVGNLIGEEGTGFAIAQARLGPGRIHHCMRAIGIAERALELMCRRAGERVAFGKPLAEQGVVQDWIAESRVRIEQLRLLVLKTAWLMDTVGNRGAHTEIQAIKIATPRTVEWILDKAVQAHGAAGVSQDTPLAQLWAGNRTLRLADGPDEVHKRSLARRELKQYRR; encoded by the coding sequence ATGGACTTCGCGTACGACGCCCGGACGAACGAACTCCGCGAGCAGCTGCTCGCCTTCATGGACGCGCACGTCCACCCGGCCGAGGCCGTCCTCGCCGAACAGCTCGCCGACCCGGCCCGCGAGCGCTGGGCCGTCCCCCCGGTCGTCGCCGACCTGCAGGCGGAGGCGCGCAAGCAGGGGCTGTGGAACCTCTTCTTCGTGGACCAGCACGGCCTCCCGGGCGAGCACGGCGCCGGCCTGACCAACCTGCAGTACGCTCCGCTCGCCGAAATCACCGGCCGCAGCCCGCAGTTGGCCCCGGCCGCGCTCAACTGCGCGGCCCCCGACACCGGCAACATGGAGCTGCTCGCCCAGTTCGGCAGCGCCGAGCAGCGCGAGCGCTGGCTGCGGCCCCTGCTGGACGCCGAGATCCGCTCCGCCTTCGCGATGACCGAGCCCGAGGTGGCCTCCTCGGACGCCACCAACATCGCCACCCGGATCGAGCGGGACGGCGACGAGTACGTGATCAACGGCCGCAAGTGGTACATCACCGGGGCGATGAACCCGCAGTGCCGGATCCTCATCGTGATGGGCAAGACCGACCCGGCCGCCGAACCGCACCGCCAGCAGAGCATGGTGCTCGTCCCGCGCGACACCCCCGGTGTCACCGTCAAGCGCGGCATGACGGTCTTCGGCTACGACGACGCCGACCACGGCGGCCACGCCGAGGTGCTGTTCGAGGACGTCCGCGTCCCGGTCGGCAACCTGATCGGCGAGGAGGGGACGGGCTTCGCCATCGCCCAGGCCCGGCTGGGCCCGGGCCGGATCCACCACTGCATGCGCGCCATCGGCATCGCCGAGCGGGCGCTGGAGCTGATGTGCCGCCGGGCGGGGGAGCGGGTCGCCTTCGGCAAGCCGCTCGCCGAGCAGGGCGTGGTCCAGGACTGGATCGCCGAGTCCCGGGTCCGCATCGAGCAGCTGCGGCTGCTGGTGCTCAAGACCGCCTGGCTGATGGACACCGTCGGCAACCGGGGCGCGCACACCGAGATCCAGGCGATCAAGATCGCCACCCCGCGCACCGTCGAGTGGATCCTGGACAAGGCCGTCCAGGCCCACGGCGCCGCCGGTGTCAGCCAGGACACCCCGCTCGCCCAGCTCTGGGCGGGCAACCGCACCCTGCGGCTGGCCGACGGCCCGGACGAGGTGCACAAGCGCTCGCTGGCCCGCCGGGAGCTGAAGCAGTACCGGAGGTGA
- a CDS encoding Gfo/Idh/MocA family protein yields the protein MRIGLLGTGPWAERVHAPVLAEHPGMEFAGVWGRRPEAAEALGAAHGVPGYADLDRLLAEVDAVSIALPPSVQPGLAVRAAEAGCHLLLDKPVALTVPDAAAVAEAVSKHGVASVVFFTVRFGGPQIPWIEEQAALGGWYTGRSDWLGSVFAPGSSSPYAASPWRQEKGSLWDVGPHALSVLLPVLGDVTQVTAVAGPLDAVHLVLRHAGGASSTLALSLTAPAAAGGTGMELRGEHGVVHLPERGEGPLAALHRALDALQSAAASGEPHPCGADFGLRVVEILAAAERSLAVGGPVEA from the coding sequence GTGCGGATCGGACTGCTGGGCACCGGCCCCTGGGCGGAGCGGGTGCACGCGCCCGTGCTGGCCGAACACCCCGGGATGGAGTTCGCCGGCGTCTGGGGCCGGCGCCCGGAGGCCGCCGAGGCGCTGGGCGCGGCGCACGGCGTGCCCGGGTACGCGGACCTCGACCGGTTGCTGGCCGAGGTGGACGCGGTCTCCATCGCACTGCCCCCGTCCGTGCAGCCGGGCCTCGCGGTCCGGGCCGCCGAGGCCGGCTGCCACCTGCTGCTGGACAAGCCGGTCGCGCTGACCGTGCCGGACGCCGCGGCCGTGGCCGAGGCGGTCAGCAAGCACGGGGTCGCCTCGGTGGTGTTCTTCACGGTGCGCTTCGGCGGCCCGCAGATCCCGTGGATCGAGGAGCAGGCGGCGCTGGGCGGCTGGTACACCGGCCGCTCGGACTGGCTGGGCTCGGTGTTCGCGCCGGGCAGCTCCAGCCCGTACGCGGCCTCGCCGTGGCGCCAGGAGAAGGGCTCGCTGTGGGACGTCGGCCCGCACGCGCTGTCCGTCCTGCTGCCGGTGCTGGGCGACGTGACCCAGGTGACGGCGGTGGCGGGCCCGCTGGACGCCGTACACCTGGTGCTGCGGCACGCCGGCGGCGCGTCCAGCACGCTGGCGCTCAGCCTGACCGCGCCGGCCGCGGCGGGCGGGACGGGCATGGAACTGCGCGGCGAGCACGGCGTGGTCCACCTGCCGGAGCGCGGCGAGGGCCCGCTCGCGGCCCTGCACCGGGCGCTGGATGCCCTGCAGTCCGCCGCGGCCTCCGGTGAGCCGCACCCCTGCGGGGCGGACTTCGGCCTGCGGGTGGTGGAGATCCTCGCCGCGGCCGAGCGCTCGCTGGCCGTCGGCGGACCGGTGGAGGCCTGA
- a CDS encoding alpha/beta hydrolase family protein: MGSGGRAVAAVLLAATAVLGGAVGAPGAVAAAPEGGNTGKQARAWLPEPSGPYPIGTTALRLTDAAREDPWQPGRRRELMVSLWYPTARPAGPTDSAPYMAPAAGEHFGGPAGVGLINYGTAPGRTDWSAIRTPARADAPALPGGPRPVVLYSPGLGDPRTWGTALVEDLVSRGYVVVTVDHTYEASEVAFPDGELATSVLPGMLGQPDLDIGAVLRKLMATRVDDTRFVLDQLAGLGTRADLPSGVAGALDLDRIGMVGHSAGGFTALQTMHDDRRITAGINLDGQMHFPGPDGHTGVQLPSVAEDGLDRPFLLMGTRSDDSGSYHQQPGWDALWQHSTGWHADLTLEGSRHGSYTDGQSLLPQLARQGALTPDQLLADVGTIRPGRAELATRWYVASFFDRWLRGHDDHLLDGPSPRFPEMSYER; the protein is encoded by the coding sequence ATGGGCAGTGGGGGACGGGCCGTGGCGGCGGTCCTGTTGGCGGCGACGGCGGTGCTGGGCGGCGCGGTCGGTGCGCCCGGGGCGGTGGCGGCGGCGCCGGAGGGCGGCAACACCGGGAAGCAGGCGCGGGCGTGGCTGCCGGAGCCGAGCGGGCCGTACCCGATCGGGACCACCGCGCTGCGCCTGACCGATGCCGCCCGGGAGGACCCGTGGCAGCCCGGGCGCCGGCGCGAACTGATGGTCAGCCTCTGGTACCCGACCGCCCGCCCGGCCGGGCCCACCGACAGCGCGCCGTACATGGCGCCCGCCGCCGGAGAGCACTTCGGCGGGCCCGCCGGTGTCGGTCTGATCAACTACGGCACGGCGCCGGGCCGCACCGACTGGTCGGCGATCCGCACCCCCGCCCGCGCGGACGCCCCCGCCCTGCCCGGCGGCCCGCGCCCGGTGGTGCTCTACTCGCCCGGCCTGGGCGACCCGCGCACCTGGGGGACGGCGCTCGTCGAGGACCTGGTCTCGCGCGGCTACGTCGTGGTCACCGTCGACCACACCTACGAGGCCTCCGAAGTCGCCTTCCCCGACGGCGAACTGGCCACCTCCGTGCTCCCCGGCATGCTCGGCCAGCCGGACCTGGACATCGGCGCCGTGCTGCGCAAGCTCATGGCCACGCGAGTGGACGACACCCGCTTCGTGCTGGACCAGCTGGCCGGGCTGGGCACCAGGGCGGACCTGCCGAGCGGCGTGGCCGGGGCGCTCGACCTGGACCGGATCGGCATGGTCGGCCACTCGGCGGGCGGCTTCACCGCCCTCCAGACCATGCACGACGACCGGCGGATCACGGCCGGGATCAACCTGGACGGCCAAATGCACTTCCCCGGCCCGGACGGCCACACCGGCGTCCAGCTGCCCAGCGTCGCCGAGGACGGCCTGGACCGGCCCTTCCTGCTGATGGGCACCCGCAGCGACGACTCCGGCAGCTACCACCAGCAGCCCGGCTGGGACGCCCTCTGGCAGCACAGCACCGGCTGGCACGCCGACCTCACCCTCGAAGGCTCCCGGCACGGCTCCTACACCGACGGCCAGTCCCTGCTGCCCCAACTCGCCCGACAGGGCGCGCTCACCCCGGACCAGCTGCTCGCGGACGTCGGCACCATCCGGCCCGGCCGCGCCGAACTCGCCACCCGCTGGTACGTCGCCTCCTTCTTCGACCGCTGGCTGCGCGGCCACGACGACCACCTGCTGGACGGGCCCTCGCCGCGCTTCCCGGAAATGTCCTACGAGCGCTAG
- a CDS encoding NAD(P)H-binding protein, giving the protein MLLVTGVNGGLGTLVLERLAGREEVLAGSRTPERVPAGVPARLVDFDRPQTLDAAFEGVRTLLLISAGAAEDDVVIARHGAAIAAAERAGVEHVVYTSLSGDGDHLPYALAHRWTERRLRESPSLRWTVLRNGLYAELLGAIAAPGPDGVITAPLGDGKLAAVARADLAEVAASVALAPAEHAGRTYELVGQRALGGAEVAGALGAEYRPGRLADARTAMAASDAPDFQVPMLVGTYSAIAHGFLAGPGGPGDLAALLGREPRPALEVIAAGSPDAR; this is encoded by the coding sequence ATGCTGCTCGTCACCGGTGTCAACGGAGGTCTGGGCACGCTCGTGCTGGAGCGCCTGGCCGGCCGGGAGGAGGTCCTGGCCGGCTCGCGCACCCCCGAGCGGGTGCCCGCCGGGGTGCCCGCCCGGCTGGTGGACTTCGACCGGCCGCAGACGCTGGACGCCGCGTTCGAGGGCGTCCGAACCCTGCTGCTGATCTCGGCCGGCGCCGCCGAGGACGACGTGGTCATCGCCCGGCACGGCGCGGCGATCGCGGCGGCGGAGCGGGCGGGCGTCGAGCACGTCGTCTACACCAGCCTGTCCGGCGACGGCGACCACCTGCCGTACGCCCTCGCCCACCGCTGGACCGAGCGGCGGCTGCGCGAGTCGCCGAGCCTGCGCTGGACGGTGCTGCGCAACGGCCTGTACGCCGAACTGCTGGGCGCGATCGCCGCGCCCGGCCCGGACGGGGTGATCACCGCGCCGCTCGGCGACGGGAAGCTGGCGGCGGTGGCCCGGGCGGACCTCGCCGAGGTGGCGGCCAGCGTCGCCCTGGCGCCCGCCGAACACGCCGGCCGGACCTACGAGTTGGTGGGCCAGCGGGCCCTGGGCGGCGCGGAGGTGGCCGGGGCGCTCGGCGCCGAGTACCGCCCGGGCCGACTCGCCGACGCCCGGACGGCGATGGCGGCCTCGGACGCGCCGGACTTCCAGGTGCCGATGCTGGTCGGCACCTACTCGGCGATCGCCCACGGCTTCCTGGCCGGCCCCGGCGGGCCGGGCGACCTCGCGGCCCTGCTCGGCCGCGAGCCCCGCCCGGCCCTGGAGGTCATCGCCGCCGGGAGCCCGGACGCCCGCTAA
- a CDS encoding GNAT family N-acetyltransferase, with translation MRTWNTRAETGADFPTVHAVNAAAFGTAAEADLVDALRADPAWIDGLSIVATDEQDRPLGHALLTRCHIGDVPALCLAPCAVLPAYQRTGAGSAAVRAALAAAAELGERYVVVLGHPGYYPRFGFTRASAHGIGLSIEVPDEALMALALDAGHPLPAGTVRYAAPFGI, from the coding sequence ATGCGCACCTGGAACACCCGCGCCGAGACCGGCGCCGATTTCCCGACCGTCCACGCCGTCAACGCCGCCGCCTTCGGCACCGCCGCCGAGGCCGACCTCGTCGACGCGCTGCGCGCCGACCCGGCCTGGATCGACGGCCTGTCGATCGTCGCGACCGACGAGCAGGACCGGCCCCTCGGCCACGCCCTGCTGACCCGCTGCCACATCGGCGACGTCCCGGCCCTGTGCCTGGCCCCGTGCGCCGTGCTCCCCGCGTACCAGCGCACCGGCGCCGGCTCCGCGGCCGTCCGCGCCGCCCTGGCCGCGGCCGCGGAGCTGGGCGAGCGGTACGTCGTCGTGCTGGGGCACCCGGGCTACTACCCCCGGTTCGGCTTCACCCGGGCGTCCGCCCACGGCATCGGCCTGTCCATCGAGGTCCCGGACGAGGCCCTGATGGCCCTCGCCCTCGACGCCGGTCACCCGCTGCCCGCCGGCACGGTCCGCTACGCGGCGCCGTTCGGCATCTGA
- a CDS encoding phosphotransferase family protein has protein sequence MSETPAAPPGVDLARLRAHLERELPGVVHGPLRAELIEGGRSNLTYVLSDGVSRWVLRRPPLGHVLATAHDMGREYRVMSALRGTGVPVPGMLLFDQGEDVLGAPWYLMEHVTGTAHRDAAPLAALGAQRVAALGRQLVETLAELHRIDPAAVGLADFGHPEGYLERQLRRWSKQLAASRSRDLPQLDRLHAALAERLPASPAPALVHGDYRLDNVLVNETADGGDTITAVLDWEMSTLGDPLTDIGLLVMYTELAGVGGGIIPSAMTAPGFPKADELVAHYAESTGRQAADLDWYVAFASFKLAAVAEGIHYRFQQGRTLGAGFERAGEMAPILARHGLSTLKEN, from the coding sequence ATGTCCGAGACCCCCGCCGCCCCGCCCGGGGTGGACCTGGCGCGGCTGCGCGCCCACCTGGAGCGGGAGCTACCCGGGGTCGTCCACGGGCCGCTGCGGGCCGAGCTGATCGAGGGGGGCCGTTCGAACCTGACCTACGTCCTGTCCGACGGGGTCTCCCGCTGGGTGCTGCGCCGGCCGCCGCTGGGGCACGTGCTCGCGACCGCGCACGACATGGGGCGGGAGTACCGGGTGATGTCGGCGCTGCGCGGCACCGGGGTTCCGGTCCCCGGGATGCTGCTGTTCGACCAGGGCGAGGACGTGCTCGGTGCGCCCTGGTACCTCATGGAGCACGTGACCGGCACCGCGCACCGGGACGCCGCGCCGCTGGCTGCGCTCGGTGCGCAGCGGGTCGCCGCGCTCGGGCGGCAGCTGGTCGAGACCCTGGCCGAGCTGCACCGGATCGACCCGGCGGCCGTCGGCCTCGCCGACTTCGGGCACCCCGAGGGGTACCTGGAGCGCCAGCTGCGCCGCTGGTCCAAGCAGCTCGCCGCCTCCCGCAGCCGTGACCTGCCCCAGCTCGACCGGCTGCACGCCGCGCTCGCCGAGCGGCTGCCGGCCTCGCCCGCGCCCGCCCTCGTGCACGGGGACTACCGGCTGGACAACGTCCTGGTGAACGAGACCGCGGACGGGGGCGACACCATCACCGCCGTCCTCGACTGGGAGATGTCCACCCTGGGCGACCCGCTCACCGACATCGGCCTGCTGGTGATGTACACCGAGCTGGCCGGCGTCGGCGGGGGCATCATCCCCTCCGCGATGACCGCCCCCGGCTTCCCCAAGGCCGACGAACTGGTCGCGCACTACGCCGAGTCGACCGGCCGGCAGGCCGCCGACCTGGACTGGTACGTCGCCTTCGCGTCCTTCAAGCTGGCCGCCGTCGCCGAGGGCATCCACTACCGCTTCCAGCAGGGCCGCACCCTGGGCGCGGGCTTCGAACGCGCGGGCGAGATGGCCCCGATCCTCGCCCGGCACGGCCTGAGCACCCTCAAGGAGAACTGA
- a CDS encoding NADPH:quinone oxidoreductase family protein — MGELGEPAAVMRLAEDVARPVAGPGQLLVRVRAAAVNFPDALMVRGQYQVRPPLPFTPGVELCGEVADGPRRGERLIGNPLLPQGAFAEYALLDAAAAFPAPEALDDAEAAALHIGYQTAWFALHRRARLRAGETLLVHAAAGGVGSAALQLGRAAGARVIAVVGGPAKAEAARALGADVVVDRTERDFVAAVKEATGGRGADVVFDPVGGAAYTGSTKCVAFEGRIVVVGFAAGQIPAPALNHALVKNYSILGLHWGLYNTQDPQAVRAAHEELTKLADQGAVRPLVSARVPLAGAADAVQRVADGLSTGRIAVLGD, encoded by the coding sequence GTGGGAGAGCTCGGCGAGCCGGCCGCGGTGATGCGGCTCGCCGAGGACGTCGCACGGCCGGTCGCCGGCCCGGGGCAGCTGCTGGTCCGGGTGCGGGCCGCCGCCGTCAACTTCCCGGACGCGCTGATGGTCCGCGGGCAGTACCAGGTCCGCCCGCCGCTGCCGTTCACCCCCGGGGTGGAGCTGTGCGGCGAGGTCGCGGACGGGCCCCGGCGGGGCGAGCGGCTGATCGGCAACCCGCTGCTGCCGCAGGGCGCCTTCGCCGAGTACGCACTGCTGGACGCCGCGGCCGCGTTCCCCGCGCCCGAGGCGCTGGACGACGCCGAGGCGGCGGCGCTGCACATCGGCTACCAGACCGCCTGGTTCGCGCTGCACCGCCGGGCCCGGCTGCGGGCCGGGGAGACCCTGCTGGTGCACGCGGCGGCCGGCGGTGTCGGCAGCGCGGCGCTCCAGCTCGGCCGGGCCGCCGGAGCCCGGGTGATCGCGGTGGTCGGCGGCCCGGCGAAGGCGGAGGCGGCCCGGGCGCTCGGCGCCGACGTGGTGGTGGACCGTACGGAGCGGGACTTCGTCGCCGCCGTCAAGGAGGCCACCGGCGGGCGCGGCGCGGACGTGGTCTTCGACCCGGTCGGCGGCGCGGCCTACACCGGCTCCACCAAGTGCGTCGCCTTCGAGGGCCGGATCGTGGTGGTCGGCTTCGCCGCCGGGCAGATCCCGGCACCGGCGCTCAACCACGCCCTGGTGAAGAACTACTCGATCCTCGGCCTGCACTGGGGCCTGTACAACACCCAGGACCCACAGGCCGTCCGCGCCGCGCACGAGGAGCTGACCAAGCTCGCCGACCAGGGCGCCGTCCGGCCCCTGGTCAGCGCCCGGGTGCCGCTGGCCGGCGCGGCCGACGCCGTCCAACGGGTCGCCGACGGGCTGAGCACCGGCCGGATCGCCGTCCTGGGCGACTAG
- a CDS encoding GNAT family N-acetyltransferase, giving the protein MPVFLETGRLVLRPFADTEADVDGLFALDSDPEVMRFINGGKPTTREAIRARTLPRLLHDHPSIGTRGFWAAEEKATGTFLGWFELRPLTEDGPLEVELGYRLNRSAWGRGYATEGARALIDKAFTDLGVQRVTANTMAVNTRSRRVMEKSGLSFLRSFTGDWPDAIPGSEHGEVEYDLLRTTWEQRS; this is encoded by the coding sequence ATGCCTGTCTTCCTGGAAACCGGGCGGCTCGTGCTGCGCCCGTTCGCCGACACCGAAGCCGACGTCGACGGCCTGTTCGCCCTGGACAGCGACCCCGAGGTCATGCGCTTCATCAACGGCGGCAAGCCGACGACCCGCGAGGCGATCCGGGCCCGTACCCTGCCGCGGCTGCTCCACGACCACCCGTCCATCGGCACCCGCGGCTTCTGGGCCGCCGAGGAGAAGGCCACCGGCACCTTCCTCGGCTGGTTCGAGCTGCGCCCGCTCACCGAGGACGGCCCGCTGGAGGTCGAGCTCGGCTACCGGCTGAATCGCTCCGCCTGGGGCAGGGGCTACGCCACCGAGGGGGCGCGGGCGCTGATCGACAAGGCCTTCACGGACCTCGGGGTCCAGCGGGTCACCGCGAACACGATGGCGGTGAACACCCGGTCCCGGCGGGTGATGGAGAAGTCGGGCCTGTCCTTCCTCCGGAGCTTCACCGGAGACTGGCCCGACGCGATCCCGGGATCCGAACACGGCGAGGTCGAGTACGACCTCCTCCGCACCACCTGGGAGCAGCGGTCGTAG